The Glycine soja cultivar W05 chromosome 9, ASM419377v2, whole genome shotgun sequence sequence GAGTGTGTATTTGTTGAATCCATTGTTGAGAGAgtgatttataataaaaagatgGGTGGAGTGTCCATATGAACTAATGTGCTAAAGGAATAGGAGTTGTGTGCATCACCATTGTTGCATTTCTTATGCAGGATTGGTTGGGCAATTTGACTACATTAATGGCCCTAATGGTTGGGCTTATCATTTTCCCCCATTTTGTTCCATCCACAcataattcttttattaaacGCAGATTCAAACCAAAATTATGAGGAAAACACAAGCAATAACATCTTTGACAGTGGGTGGAGGTTGAGCGGCTTGTGGAGTTCTGGTTGACTAGTTGGAAACGATGGAGTAGCTTACTAGAGTGATGTCGATTCTGGTGGAGGTAGGGCTCTGACATTTGAATGGGTCACTTATGCCCATCCACCTCATTGTGATGGTCCTTCGACAATGGTTTGATTATAGTAAGTGCGCTTGATTGAGTGCCTCGTCGTGGCTCCACGATTTCATGGTTGTTGTTAATGCCATTAATGGCTCCATTATTTGGGACATGGCTCGAATTGCGTTGTGAGGTGAAAGAGAGTAAAGTGTTTTAGTTTCAAGTAAATGAAATGTTTGACGTTGAGAATGGAAGAGACACTGGAATTCCTACAAGCCACCATCCATTTGCAATTGAAATTGGTTACTTTGATGACATGATCAACGTTAGTATAGTTGGCGAagaggaagataaaatgtttgttTGGATAAGTGTTAACTCAATGAAAAGTGTATCAATTCTTTCAAGTAGTATTTTAAAATGGTAAGACCAAGTGTCGAGTTCACAAGAATTTTGACTGTAGTCAAAGTTTGAATATGTtcaattttaagaaattgattaattgaattgaatattTTTCAAGTGATGGCgcataaatataaatttgatgtAAATTGAACTACAGAGCAAAGCATGTGCAAGGATGAGAAAACAAACACTCAGAGCAGTGAAGTGACGGTTGATGCAGAATTATGGGCATGTTGGGGGGATCAACCTACTAGAACTTCTCGTAATGCAttgttgaagatttttttttatttaatgttattccaATTATTACCTACATCCACTAACCTATTTTAGCCATGATTCCACACGTGAGAGAGCCTAAGTTACCTAATTTCAATCCTAATCCCTTAAGAGCTACGTTAGACAATTTGCATTATGAGTAGAAATGCATAATTTAAGCTAAATAATACCATTTTATCCTAGAGATAGATTACCTAGATGTTCTTTTCAAATTCTTAggaaataaacatttttcaatGCCTAAATCCTATGACACTATATGAACATGAGTGATCAAACCATAAACATGATAATAAACACATAAAAGAGACAATAATATCGAAATAACATTAAACAAATAGTTGGAATCATTACATCAAAAGTGTTTGGTTGTTGAGATTCCAACAATGAGTGGTTTAACCTCCCATTATCATAAGAGacttataaatacaaaaataggCAAAAGGAATGGAAGAGAATGGAGATGAATGAGCTCTGAGATGAGTAGGTTCTCTCTCTTCTTCGTGCCCTAGCCTGACTCTCTTATGCTGAATAGAATATGCTTCAAGTTCCCTATTTCCCCTCCCCCTTAAAACACAACACAATTATGTTTTTCAACATTGATTGTGCGCTAAACGAGATAGACGCGTTGAGCGCGACGCAAACATGTCCAGCTGGCTTAAGTGACCACGCGTTAAGCCGCAGGGTGCACGCTTAGTGCACTTGCATGTGACAACTGGCTTCCAATGTGACTTATTACGCTAAGCGAGCTTCCTGAGCTCGATGGTCCTGATGAGCTTACTGAGAGTGATACTCCAGTTCTTAAATCCTCTTCATGCCTCCTATTGTATCTCCACAAAAAGtataaaaccaaaaaaactataaatttactAACTTTAGTATCTATTGGATAAAAACTCAAAAGAAGTTAAATTCCTATTGTTTTGacacaaaaaaacaataaaagagagaaaaaattgataattattatgttatttaaatACACAAATTAAGTATGCATATAATGAGATTCTTTATTTACTAAAATGAGTTATCGATTAGGTAATCGTTAACTAATTTGTATAAGCTCTCGTATAGTTTCTCTAAAAGACTAGAAGCTTAAGCATAAaggcaaaaaattatattcttgcATTTGATTCTGATTCGATTTTTTGAATTTGACTCttgtattattatatttcttgcAGTTTGTGACGACAGGCtgtatttttgtgattttttaagtttttttttataatttatgacaAGTTTTAATCGCATAaatcacattttaaaatttaaaataaaaaacaacccCAGGTAGATTCGAATACAAACAAACCTAATTTTAGgggaaaaaataacattataatttTCTGATGAtgaaaaatgaacaaatttatttgcatgaactaaatttaaactttactaaacaagaaaaatatattttaacattctttTAATTGAATGGATTGGATAGTGCGCACACCATGACTTGCGTGCGGCTAGCGTAGGAGAACCCTAGCGAAGAAGACGAGAACGAGATCCTCTATACCTCTCTCTCCCGTAAGTGGAGGTTCAGCCGTTGGATCATACAAAATGGCTCTGATAATCTAAATGAATTAAAGTTTCGGTGTCTCGCACGCACGCACGCTTCATGGATGACATGAACGAGttgaggaagaagagaaaaaccgCAGACGCCGAGTGAGAGCCGAAACTTCTCTCATGGAATCGCAAACGGATCTGCTGAACCGACCCGGAATCTTCTTAATTGGATCCTCTAACGTCGGCAAACGCACTCTCCTATCTCGTAACTCTTTCTCACTTATTCTCCCTAAGCTTTAATTTTAGGTTTATATCTTATAACTGTTGTAAAATCACATCTTTGGCGTAATTCGAGCTTATACTATGTATCTTTTTTCAATGGTGTGTGATGGGTTTTATGTTTTGGATTTTGACCTAGATGCTCTAGCATTAATGTGTTGATgcaatttttaattctttggtATGCTGGAACTGGAATTTGATTTGGCTGATGTCGAGTGTAGGATTGACCTCTGTTGATGTTGAAGGTGCTGCTTTTGATTCGGCTTCTCAAGTGAATGTCCATGGGTATGTTCACTTTCAATTGTTTTATCCTTGCTTATTATGAATCATTTTTTGAATTCCCATTTGAATGTGGAATGAACAGGTGGACTATTAACAATAAGTACTACACTGCTGATGTTTCTATCTGGATGGCTCATCTCAATGACGATTTTTCTGCTGCTAACGTGCCCGTGTTTCGACGAATGACTGCGCTGGTGATGGTTTTTGACATGAATGAAGTTAGTTCCTTCGCCTGACTTGACTCTCCTTTGATTTGTTCTGTTTTTGTTGGTAGTTATTTAATCCTTGATGGAGGTTTTATATTCACTGcttattgttttgattttcatgTGCAGAAGAATTGttctttaactattttttcttgTCTTCTATGTGCCTTGAGTGACAAATACATTTTAtgcatctttaatttttttaattttttttttcgtttatgTACCAGCCATCCTCCCTAGCAGCACTTCGAGAATGGGTATCCCACACTGATATTCAGAACTTTGAGATATTGCTGTGTATTGGAAACAAAGTGGACCTGGTTACTGGTCACCCAGCCCATGCTGAATACAGAAGACGGTTGCTGAAACTTGAAGACTCTGCTGCAGATCTTTATTCAGAAGAGTATGGAATATCTGAATTGGAGGGAACCAGTTTATTGGGGGATGAAGAACCGTCATGGGACATCAGAAGATCCTGCTTGGAATGGTGCACTGATCACAATATTGAGTTCATTGAGGCATGTGGTTCAAATGCTGATTTTGACAAATGTAAAACTTCACTTTCCATTGTAATTAGCTGGTTTATAACATATTGTACATAAGTCTGatttttgctttggctaatgcACAATTTTAGATGTAGATGAGTCATAATTCTAATACATTATTAATGAGAGAGAGCTGGGTTCGATGACAAGTAATTATTTGAAAGATGATTAATGGTAGATAACTGTAAACACACCATATTCAAACTTTTTCTGCTTACCAAAACTTAAGGATATAATGATGAACattggaaaattattttcagatATATGATTTTCACACAATTATTTTACAGGCTTGTCCATAGATGGTGATTTACAAGGAGTTGAGCGTCTCTACGGTGCACTTTCTGCTCATATGTGGCCTGGAATGGTATTGAAATCTGGCGATAGGATAAATCAACCATCATTTCCTGAGAAAGAAGGTATTTTACCTCTTCAATTTTCCTTCTTTGGAGCATGCTCTTGCTGCTTTTGTCAACATAGAATAAGTGCAAGTACTGATTTTGGTTTATCCTTCCCCCTCTCCCCCTCAGAGTTATCTTCAGAAGAATCTGATTATGAACAAGAGTATGAAGTCTTATCAGCTGGCTCAGCCGATTGGGATGAAAGTGAACAAGGATGGGTTTCTGCATCGTCCTTAGGTGCAGGGGGATCAGCTCCTCAAAACAATCCTGGCACAGATGGTCAACATGAGGATGAAATTAAATCTGATAAAGAGTCTCATCCCACAACCTCAAGCCCTACAATTCAGGATGAGAGTGACAAGGATGTGGTGCACAATATCATGGATTCCAAAGGCGATGGGAAGGAAAACGAGGCTAAATGTCTCGAATTAGAGGATTTGGAACAGTTAATGTCTGAGATTGGGAATATGCGTGCAGGCTTAAGATTGATGCCCGATTTTCAAAGAAGGGATATGGCTGCAAAGCTAGCCATGAAAATGGCTTCCATATTTGGGGGAGAGAGTGATGAAGAGGAAATTTAGTAGATGTTGGATGTTAGCTCAATGATTCTGTTATAGCTGTAAGGATAGATAGATCATAGATGAATGCCATTGTTGGTAATTTTGTTATGAGCCATCACATGGAAGGAGACGAACAATCTCTGTTTGCACAAGGATCAGGGGTTCCTTCATGTTTCTGCCGTTTATGCTACTCTGGTCACTGCTGATCATGatttaagtttaattactcCTGTTTTTGTCATACACTGTTTAATAGTCCGTATCTTATGGAGCAgaacattttgtttttcttcaaaatttcatGGTAATTTACATGGTGTTTTGAAAAACTGTGGCAGGCAGTAGTTGTTACTTGCTGCaatgttatttgaaaaattaaacaataagtcAATAACAATGAATATATGTTATATTAGACTTTTAACTTGAATGGCCCATTTTGAGATGTTCGTATTGACTAGTGTCTAATGAATAAACAAGGCGAGCTGTTTTTCGTTTTGAAAGGCAAAGAAGGTGGGCTATTACTTCCTGCAACCCCATAGTTTGTAATATCCTCAtattaccctttttttttttattataattgttaGTGAGTTTAGGTCTAATTTAACCCTCATGGAAGAACTcattttgggttctttgatcACTTTTTCTGGGTCTCATAATACCACCTAAGATACAagaatttttgtcatttttgctCTAGTGGTAAAACCGAATTTGGGTTCTTGGATCTTACTTGTacagaaacaaaaaacagaatatcttttttctctcaaatgatattataaaataatattttttttgataaaagtgAAGTTCTTaaaagttctcttggaatccaATTTTTAGCATGAAGAACTTTTGAGTAAGAATAATAGTAGATTTAGTGAACATGGATTTTTGAGCTCAATAATCCCTATTAAAAATGTTCTAATATACTCTATCTTGATATTATTTCTAATCGATGTaggacttaaattttttttcaatacatttctcACGCACAACACTTTGTATTTGATGTGTGAAtaacatgatgatgatgagtgaTCCCGTTTAATTAATCTAAGATAAATTCTAATAACATGATGTAATACTTAAAGACCAAAAGTGataaacatttcaaatttagagagacgaaaaataaacattttaaaattaaaaggacagaaaaacataaaaaaaattatagactaaaatcaaactttcctaattTTTAGAGGAACCAAAACATATTCTatccaaatatattttttttaaaagttagagagacaaaaaacaaacattttaaaattaaaaggacaaaaaaacagataaaaaaattagagagactaaaatcaaattttagtaatttttagaggaatcaaaacatattttacccaaataaatttttttaaaaaattaacaatgaatTGTTATCAAATGTGAGTTTAACTATCTATTGCTTTGAGTGCAAGGTATAGCAAATCAAGCttgaaaaaaaaacccttttctagataactttttgtttaatttacttattaaaataaataaaaatatgattaccTTTATaagcacaaaaacaaaaaaaatccaaccaaaTGCTCCCGGTTCTCAAGTTGGGTGCTAATGAAggataagaaattaagaaccgTAAGGTAGTGTCAAAGTTCATATGCATCCGTACTTTTTAGAGTCGCGGGAGAAAATACGTGTAGCATGCGAGCGAGCGAACAAGTTGACTGCTGATATGTCATGTTGTGATTAGCCACCGACTAGTGAAAAAGGCGTTGAAAAAGTAGGAAAAGGTATAGGCTAGTTAGCGACTAGTTGCTGAGTCCCCAACTAGGttaattgaaaagtgaaaacaaacAATATATTGTACATGTAGTGGAATAAATATATGGATGTAATAATCTTTTGGCAATCATGTTGTATTTCTAATAGTGTATCTTGAGGATCTGTGAAAAATATGGTGTATTGCTTTTTCGAGTCGCAACTTTCAACTTTGTGGTGAGGTGTTCACACTAAAGCCGGATATGAGAGGAGAATAAAAGATAACCTAGGAAGATTAATGGTGTGTGGGACCTCACAACAATATATCCTACTCAAACACAAAGTGTTAAAAGATATGCCATCGTTTACTTTATCACCTTTTTGTAAGCATTAAACGGTGTGGAACTCCTATAGTCCTTCCATTAGGAAAAATCTGAAGTATATTGGAATGGGAATTGGGATAGATGCAAGAAAGGGACCATGTAGCCAAAGGGCATCTCtacttttattgttattaaaaaaaattcttctaaaCTCCTTAAAATAAGCATTTTGTATTTCCTTTATGTCCCTCATttgtcttctctctcttttaattAACCTTTCATGCACCGTTCATTTTGggtattttcttttgttgaacacTTTGTTTAATGAAGATGCACTTGAGTTCCACTCGTAGTGGAAATTAATTAAGCTTCTCGCAGAAGGTTGCTTGATAAACTAATGGTGGTGGTTGGCTCTGAATGCTAGCAAATGCAcctttgaactttgatcattaaTTCAAAAGTCCTTTTGACTGAATTGATTGACGTTATTCTCGTTCACTGGTAGAATTGGTACAAATATTGGTACTTGATAATAATTGGGACTTGGGAGAAATGTGGCAAACAAACATTTGTTTTTAACCAtatattcaatttcaaaatttgagcTTTAACTTATGTTCAAAAGTTAATTTATAGTAGCtgagttaaatttaaatttaaattctaaaataatattaaagttttttttttaattattgacaaTTCTATTGGACAATTCATTATTAAAAGTGTGTTTCCATTAAAGTTAAATCTAACTCAACTAACGTTTAAATTAAAGCtccaatataattttgatttttttgatttgaaaaatgtaaatttttctGTTAAACGCGAATACAACACATATCCGGACACACTCTAATTAGTTATCAGCTTCCACTTGTAATGTCGGCTTTTTGATGTAAACAAGTATATTAGAAATGTTTCATGTTAATTATTCATATGacgaaaatatataaataaaaaataattctcacTTTACACATAAACTTTTAAGGTATATCTGATTCGCTAAAAAATAAGGGATTGgacaatacaaaaatatttgtctaacgtttgatttaaaaaatgattgaggaATAGTACAAACTAAAAAATGATGGATTGAATAAATATCAAAAAACTTGTAACTCACTAAACTTGAGTATAACTTTTTGTTCCGTGTCTagtaaaaatacaatattatctTTATTCACTTCTCTCCTCACCTTCGCCACATCCCTCGTCGCAGATCTCTCAGATCGCTCTTCCctctccattctcgccttttccAATGCCTACCTTGCCGCTGACAACCACCTCTCCCCGGCCTCCCTCGTCAATGTCCTCCTCGAGTTCCTCTCTTGGTTCGATCTCCACACCCTCCCCCCTTCAACAAGCTCATCATTGCGCTCCTTCAAACCACCAATTGTTCCCTCGCACCGAACTCCCCTTCCAACGCCACCATCTTCTCCATAGTGAAGTGTGTCAGCACCGAAAAATCATTGAGCGTTGTCGTGCTGAACTTTTTGTCGACAGGGACATGTCAACGGTGGTGCCAAGTTGGTTCTTCTGGCTCATCATGAACCACCCCATT is a genomic window containing:
- the LOC114368905 gene encoding uncharacterized protein LOC114368905, which encodes MESQTDLLNRPGIFLIGSSNVGKRTLLSRLTSVDVEGAAFDSASQVNVHGWTINNKYYTADVSIWMAHLNDDFSAANVPVFRRMTALVMVFDMNEPSSLAALREWVSHTDIQNFEILLCIGNKVDLVTGHPAHAEYRRRLLKLEDSAADLYSEEYGISELEGTSLLGDEEPSWDIRRSCLEWCTDHNIEFIEACGSNADFDKCLSIDGDLQGVERLYGALSAHMWPGMVLKSGDRINQPSFPEKEELSSEESDYEQEYEVLSAGSADWDESEQGWVSASSLGAGGSAPQNNPGTDGQHEDEIKSDKESHPTTSSPTIQDESDKDVVHNIMDSKGDGKENEAKCLELEDLEQLMSEIGNMRAGLRLMPDFQRRDMAAKLAMKMASIFGGESDEEEI